One region of Pogona vitticeps strain Pit_001003342236 chromosome 1, PviZW2.1, whole genome shotgun sequence genomic DNA includes:
- the SERPINA10 gene encoding protein Z-dependent protease inhibitor: protein MKPDFFLVFVELCVIVHLSCGKAEVGTPQSVLFDLSPFNETTKPSPCSAVSDQPKERPMLAFSMHNFTKLNTNFGFNLYRKISLRHDKNVFFSPLSLSFALAVFLLASKGETQNQIVQSLNLPILNGKEHHFPALFQQLRVNITQNKEFRLSENSFCFIQKDFQIKEVFHNLSKQYFDMEYLTVDFNNSSLAKSLINEHIRQKTRGKIHALFDAFDQDAKIILVNHILFQGTWLRPFSTKFTEPQTFYIDNYRTVRVPMMFKTDRVAATFDKNLRCVVLKLPYRGSAHMLIAMPGKNADYMSLEDHLTNELVESWLKTMEIRKRDIYFPKFKLDQTYHMDRLLQDLGIKDLFSYKADLSQLTDERYVKLSQVLQRAVIEVDEIGTEAAAATGSEIMAYSLPPTIRVNRPFLFMIYEEMSNALLFVGRVINPTEL, encoded by the exons ATGAAACCTGATTTTTTTCTTGTCTTCGTTGAACTGTGTGTCATCGTGCATTTATCATGTGGAAAAGCTGAGGTTGGGACTCCACAAAGTGTCTTATTCGACCTTTCGCCTTTCAATGAAACTACTAAACCATCCCCATGTAGCGCTGTATCAGATCAGCCCAAGGAAAGGCCTATGTTGGCATTCTCCATGCACAACTTCACCAAACTGAACACAAACTTTGGATTTAATCTCTACAGGAAAATCTCACTAAGGCATGACAAAAATGTCTTCTTCTCTCCGTTGTCACTATCATTTGCTTTGGCAGTCTTCTTGCTGGCTTCCAAAGGGGAAACACAGAACCAAATAGTGCAATCTCTAAATCTCCCTATTCTGAATGGAAAAGAACACCATTTTCCAGCCTTGTTCCAACAGCTAAGGGTCAACATCACCCAAAACAAAGAATTCAGGCTCTCCGAGAATAGCTTCTGTTTCATCCAGAAAGACTTCCAGATCAAGGAGGTCTTCCACAACTTGTCCAAACAATACTTTGATATGGAGTATCTGACAGTTGATTTCAACAACTCTTCTTTGGCCAAAAGCTTGATCAATGAGCACATCCGGCAAAAGACGAGAGGGAAAATCCATGCATTGTTTGATGCATTTGATCAGGATGCTAAAATAATCCTTGTGAATCACATTCTTTTTCAAG GTACATGGCTACGCCCCTTTTCTACCAAGTTCACAGAACCACAAACGTTCTATATAGACAATTACAGGACTGTCCGAGTCCCAATGATGTTCAAGACTGACAGGGTAGCTGCTACGTTTGATAAGAACTTACGGTGTGTCGTCTTGAAGCTGCCATACCGAGGGAGTGCACACATGCTGATTGCGATGCCTGGGAAGAATGCTGATTATATGTCCCTCGAAGACCATTTAACAAATGAACTTGTGGAATCTTGGCTTAAAACCATGGAAATAAG GAAAAGAGACATTTATTTCCCAAAGTTCAAACTAGATCAGACATATCATATGGATCGATTGCTTCAAGATCTGGGTATTAAAGACCTTTTTTCTTACAAGGCAGACCTGAGTCAACTGACTGATGAGAGATATGTTAAACTATCACAG GTACTCCAAAGAGCTGTTATTGAAGTGGATGAGATAGGAactgaagctgcagctgccactgGATCAGAAATCATGGCATACTCCTTGCCTCCTACCATCCGAGTGAATCGTCCGTTCCTATTTATGATTTATGAAGAGATGTCAAATGCCTTGCTCTTTGTGGGCAGAGTTATCAACCCAACTGAGCTGTGA